In Geopsychrobacter electrodiphilus DSM 16401, a single window of DNA contains:
- a CDS encoding 4Fe-4S ferredoxin, with amino-acid sequence MRSSAGMERESLAMDSVIQVETIIHDFWASAPSNSLHLPSGEKAWAEPHVAIARGDDPLFLHHKELIGPFLWTPEEAYALAFPEAPAPADELRVISYVLPQTPQTRADQRREQTLPTERWARSRFHGEEFNCALRLHLAESLTRAGYPAVAPERLPGFAYQQSERFGLASNWSERHAAFIAGHGTFSLSDAMITRWGKAVRFGSVVARIELPVTARAYGDDPRAWCLWYAKGTCGACAKRCPADAITTGAGHDKGACFNYIRETTTPYATRNYGTGATPCGLCQVKIPCEAQVPPALLAAPKAPPV; translated from the coding sequence TTGAGGTCTAGCGCAGGGATGGAGAGAGAGAGCTTGGCAATGGATTCGGTTATTCAGGTCGAAACGATCATCCACGACTTCTGGGCCAGCGCCCCGAGTAACAGCCTGCATCTCCCAAGCGGCGAGAAGGCCTGGGCTGAGCCGCATGTCGCCATCGCGCGCGGGGATGATCCGCTGTTCCTACACCACAAAGAGCTGATCGGCCCCTTCCTCTGGACTCCGGAAGAGGCCTACGCCCTGGCCTTCCCCGAGGCCCCGGCGCCGGCCGACGAACTGCGGGTCATCAGCTATGTGTTGCCACAAACCCCTCAGACCCGTGCCGACCAGCGTCGGGAACAGACCCTGCCGACCGAACGCTGGGCGCGTTCGCGGTTCCATGGCGAAGAGTTCAACTGCGCCCTGCGTCTGCACCTGGCCGAGAGCCTCACCCGGGCCGGGTACCCGGCGGTGGCGCCCGAGCGTCTGCCCGGGTTCGCCTACCAGCAGTCGGAGCGCTTCGGCCTGGCCTCCAACTGGTCGGAGCGCCATGCGGCCTTCATCGCCGGCCACGGCACCTTCAGCCTCTCAGATGCCATGATCACCCGCTGGGGAAAGGCGGTGCGATTCGGCTCGGTGGTGGCGCGTATCGAGCTACCGGTGACTGCGCGGGCCTACGGCGATGATCCTCGCGCCTGGTGCCTCTGGTATGCCAAAGGGACCTGCGGCGCCTGCGCCAAGCGCTGCCCGGCCGATGCCATCACTACCGGCGCGGGGCATGACAAGGGGGCCTGCTTCAACTACATCCGCGAGACAACCACACCCTACGCCACCCGAAACTACGGCACCGGTGCCACGCCCTGCGGCCTCTGCCAGGTCAAGATCCCCTGCGAGGCCCAGGTGCCGCCGGCCTTGCTCGCAGCTCCGAAAGCCCCTCCAGTCTGA
- a CDS encoding alkene reductase has protein sequence MKLFSSYQLGAIALKNRLVMAPMTRCRALGNLANPLMAEYYQQRAGAGLIVTEGTSPSPNGLGYARIPGLYNTAQADSWRQVSAAVHAAGGKIFLQLMHCGRVSHLINLPQGAEVLAPSAVTFGGKMWTDTQGELPCSPPRAMTAAEVHGAIAEYVEAARLAIDAGFDGIELHGANGYLINQFLDQATNQRADDYGGSWQNRNRFAFEVASAVVAAIGAGRTGIRLSPHGVFNDMTEYADLTAQYAALANGLGKLGLAYIHLVDQSALGMAKPLQKTTDAVREGFRAAGGGALILSGGYDRERAEADLQSGAADLIAFGRPYLANPDLETRLEAMAELNPYDEATFYMPDEKGYVDYPFLAQ, from the coding sequence ATGAAACTTTTCAGCAGCTATCAACTTGGAGCTATCGCCCTTAAAAACCGCCTGGTCATGGCACCGATGACCCGCTGTCGCGCCCTGGGCAACCTGGCCAACCCGTTGATGGCCGAATATTACCAGCAACGTGCCGGAGCGGGGTTGATCGTCACTGAGGGGACTTCGCCTTCACCAAACGGACTCGGCTACGCGCGCATCCCGGGACTGTACAACACCGCGCAGGCGGATTCCTGGAGACAGGTCAGCGCGGCAGTTCATGCTGCCGGGGGTAAGATTTTCCTCCAGTTGATGCACTGTGGCCGGGTCAGCCATCTTATCAACCTGCCGCAAGGGGCAGAGGTTCTGGCTCCTTCGGCGGTCACCTTCGGCGGCAAGATGTGGACTGATACACAGGGGGAGCTCCCCTGTTCACCGCCCCGGGCGATGACTGCCGCCGAGGTCCATGGCGCGATTGCCGAGTATGTCGAGGCCGCGCGCCTGGCGATAGACGCCGGTTTTGATGGGATAGAATTGCATGGCGCCAACGGCTACCTGATCAATCAGTTTCTCGATCAGGCGACCAATCAGCGCGCGGATGACTACGGCGGCAGCTGGCAAAACCGCAACCGGTTCGCCTTCGAAGTGGCCTCTGCGGTGGTCGCAGCCATTGGCGCCGGACGCACCGGCATCCGTCTTTCTCCGCACGGCGTCTTTAATGACATGACCGAGTATGCCGATCTCACCGCGCAGTATGCCGCCCTGGCCAACGGACTGGGGAAGCTGGGCCTGGCCTACATCCACCTGGTTGATCAGTCGGCACTGGGCATGGCCAAGCCCTTACAGAAAACCACCGATGCTGTGCGCGAAGGCTTCAGAGCGGCCGGTGGCGGCGCGCTGATTCTGTCGGGTGGTTATGACCGTGAGCGCGCCGAGGCCGATCTGCAAAGCGGGGCCGCTGACCTGATCGCCTTCGGTCGTCCCTACCTTGCCAATCCTGATCTTGAGACGCGTCTCGAAGCTATGGCCGAGTTAAACCCCTATGATGAGGCGACTTTCTACATGCCGGATGAAAAGGGCTATGTTGATTACCCCTTTTTAGCGCAGTAA
- a CDS encoding MarR family winged helix-turn-helix transcriptional regulator, translating to MKGPQLNESQRRALNCFVKLMRASNRLTTDAHRHLQGDNLTHSQFAVIEALYHLGPLCQGDLGKKILKSNANLTTVVDSLEKKRLVVRDRTDNDRRRVTVRLTPAGERLIARVFPRHVEIITEEFAVLSAEEQQQLAQLLKKIGRANLGAASIKKG from the coding sequence ATGAAAGGTCCCCAACTCAACGAAAGCCAACGCCGGGCGCTTAACTGTTTCGTCAAACTGATGCGGGCAAGCAATCGCCTGACGACTGACGCCCACCGTCATCTGCAGGGCGACAATCTGACCCACAGTCAGTTTGCCGTCATAGAGGCCCTCTATCATCTGGGCCCGCTCTGTCAGGGCGACCTGGGCAAGAAGATTCTCAAGAGCAACGCCAACCTCACCACCGTGGTCGACAGCCTGGAGAAGAAGCGTCTGGTAGTGCGGGATCGCACCGATAATGACCGGCGGCGTGTGACCGTGCGGCTGACCCCGGCCGGAGAGCGCCTGATCGCCAGGGTCTTTCCCCGGCATGTGGAGATCATCACGGAGGAATTCGCGGTTTTGTCCGCGGAGGAGCAACAGCAGCTGGCTCAATTACTCAAAAAAATTGGCCGCGCCAACTTAGGGGCCGCCTCAATAAAGAAGGGATGA
- a CDS encoding CGGC domain-containing protein, which translates to MKIAIIVRNATLDKCTGKGCLKAFFQRLDAFAAYDEKTQLVGFTQDSGDLEKKIAKLIELGVDVVHLSSCMRAKSDNYEALALRLSQDFTVVGYTHGAFIGRTRQAICLHKGGVPAEEKGLTGAEHGDK; encoded by the coding sequence ATGAAAATTGCCATTATCGTACGCAACGCAACTCTGGATAAGTGCACCGGCAAGGGCTGCCTGAAGGCCTTTTTTCAGCGGCTCGATGCCTTTGCCGCCTATGACGAGAAGACCCAGCTGGTCGGTTTTACCCAGGACAGCGGTGACCTCGAAAAGAAGATTGCCAAGCTGATAGAGCTCGGCGTCGATGTCGTGCATCTCTCCAGCTGTATGCGTGCCAAGAGTGACAACTATGAGGCACTGGCCCTACGCCTGTCTCAGGATTTTACTGTAGTCGGCTATACCCACGGCGCCTTTATCGGGCGGACGCGGCAGGCGATCTGTCTCCATAAGGGTGGAGTGCCTGCCGAGGAGAAAGGACTCACGGGTGCAGAGCACGGTGACAAGTGA
- a CDS encoding pirin family protein yields the protein MTHILHKADSRGLADHGWLVSRHTFSFANYHNPARMHFGMLRVINDDIVQPAMGFGTHPHENMEIVSIPLSGALRHQDSMGNKHMITAGEVQIMSAGSGLTHSEYNNSDQEEVNFLQIWVFPEVKNITPRYGQKRFDKANRHNRFQTLVSPQKEGDAIWINQQAWFSMTNLDAGTSLSYLKQRTGNGLYFFIIEGSVEIEGTKLDRRDALGLTTDGDEGQVQVKALSQAEILCIDVPLH from the coding sequence ATGACGCATATCCTGCATAAGGCCGACTCGCGCGGACTGGCCGATCACGGCTGGCTGGTAAGTCGACATACCTTCAGCTTCGCCAACTATCACAATCCGGCGCGGATGCACTTCGGCATGCTGCGCGTGATAAACGATGACATTGTCCAGCCCGCCATGGGTTTCGGCACCCATCCCCACGAAAATATGGAGATCGTCTCGATCCCGCTGTCCGGTGCCTTGCGCCATCAGGACAGCATGGGCAACAAGCACATGATCACCGCCGGTGAGGTCCAGATCATGTCGGCCGGTAGCGGCCTGACCCACTCGGAATACAACAACTCGGATCAGGAGGAGGTCAATTTTCTGCAGATCTGGGTCTTCCCTGAAGTGAAGAACATCACTCCCCGCTACGGACAGAAACGTTTCGACAAGGCGAACCGGCACAACCGCTTTCAGACGTTGGTTTCTCCACAGAAGGAGGGTGATGCGATCTGGATCAACCAGCAGGCCTGGTTCTCCATGACAAATCTCGATGCGGGGACTTCTCTCAGTTACTTGAAGCAGCGCACCGGAAATGGCCTGTACTTTTTTATCATAGAGGGCTCGGTCGAAATCGAGGGCACTAAACTCGACAGACGCGATGCCCTCGGTTTGACGACTGATGGCGATGAGGGTCAGGTGCAGGTCAAGGCGCTGAGTCAGGCCGAAATCCTGTGTATAGATGTCCCGCTGCATTAA
- a CDS encoding NADPH-dependent FMN reductase — translation MKPIKVLGICGSLRAASTNMGLLRFAREHAPAGMEINIAALGEVPFYNADLKQKPAAVQALLADIKQADALLLACPEYNYSLAPALKNALDWASRETDNYLLAGKPAAIMGAGGGMGTARAQYHLRQVCVFLNLHLYNKPEVFSSAFDGSYDEKGNLINEKIQGMVIEQLGALQNWVARLRS, via the coding sequence ATGAAGCCGATAAAAGTTCTGGGAATTTGCGGCAGTTTGCGTGCGGCCTCCACCAACATGGGCCTGTTGCGTTTTGCCCGGGAGCATGCCCCTGCAGGGATGGAGATCAATATTGCGGCACTGGGGGAGGTCCCCTTCTACAATGCGGACCTCAAACAAAAACCTGCCGCGGTTCAGGCGTTGTTAGCCGACATCAAACAGGCCGATGCTCTCTTGCTCGCCTGCCCGGAATACAATTACTCCCTGGCTCCAGCGTTGAAGAACGCGCTGGACTGGGCCTCGCGTGAAACCGACAATTATCTTCTCGCCGGCAAGCCTGCCGCGATCATGGGTGCCGGCGGCGGCATGGGGACTGCGCGCGCCCAATACCACCTGCGCCAGGTCTGTGTGTTTCTCAACCTGCACCTGTACAATAAACCGGAAGTCTTCAGTAGCGCCTTCGACGGCAGTTACGACGAAAAGGGCAATCTGATCAATGAGAAAATACAAGGGATGGTCATTGAGCAGCTTGGTGCGCTGCAGAACTGGGTGGCGCGTCTGCGTTCGTGA
- a CDS encoding methyltransferase, translated as METFTWSPAELLKLSGGYWSTCTLHAGVKLDLFTPLAARPLTAAELATELSLPARGLSMLLDALTALELLNKQNDRYTATPFAATFLSRTASGYLGHIILHHHHLVESWSRLDEAVSSGSPVRSRVSHEAEEEERESFLMGMFNLAMLIAPGIAASIDLSGRRRLLDLGGGPGTYAIHFCRQNPELQGVIFDLPTTRPFAEKTLKRVDMTERISFCPGDFQTTPLPGSFDVVWLSHVLHSEGPQNCAQLLAKAAAALEPGGLLLVQEFILQADRAAPLFPALFSLNMLAGTPQGQAYSEPELASLLQQAGLEQVERLELDLPNGAGVMSARKT; from the coding sequence ATGGAAACGTTCACCTGGTCCCCGGCCGAACTGCTGAAACTCTCGGGAGGTTACTGGAGCACCTGTACGCTGCACGCCGGCGTCAAGCTTGACCTCTTCACCCCCCTGGCGGCACGCCCGCTTACGGCCGCCGAACTGGCCACCGAGCTGAGCCTTCCTGCCCGCGGACTGTCAATGCTGCTGGATGCCCTGACGGCGCTTGAACTCTTGAACAAGCAGAATGATCGCTACACGGCAACCCCCTTTGCTGCGACCTTTCTCAGCCGTACCGCTTCCGGTTATCTGGGCCATATCATTCTCCACCATCACCACCTGGTCGAAAGCTGGAGCCGACTCGACGAGGCCGTCAGCAGCGGCAGCCCGGTGCGCAGCCGTGTTTCGCACGAGGCCGAGGAAGAAGAACGGGAAAGCTTTCTGATGGGGATGTTCAATCTGGCGATGCTTATCGCGCCCGGCATTGCCGCCAGCATTGACCTGTCAGGTCGCCGGCGCCTGCTCGATCTGGGCGGCGGACCGGGGACCTATGCCATTCATTTCTGCCGGCAGAATCCCGAGTTGCAGGGGGTGATCTTTGATCTGCCGACAACCCGTCCCTTCGCCGAAAAGACCCTGAAGCGGGTCGACATGACGGAGCGGATCAGCTTCTGCCCGGGTGATTTTCAGACGACGCCCCTCCCGGGCAGCTTCGACGTTGTCTGGTTGTCGCATGTGCTGCACAGCGAAGGGCCGCAGAACTGTGCGCAGTTGCTCGCCAAGGCCGCGGCAGCCCTCGAACCGGGCGGTCTGCTGCTGGTGCAGGAGTTCATCCTGCAGGCTGATCGTGCTGCCCCGCTCTTCCCGGCACTTTTTTCTTTGAATATGCTCGCCGGCACCCCGCAAGGACAGGCCTACAGCGAACCGGAACTGGCGAGCCTGTTACAGCAGGCAGGTTTGGAGCAGGTTGAGCGCCTCGAGCTGGATTTGCCTAACGGTGCCGGGGTCATGTCGGCCAGAAAGACCTGA